In Sebastes fasciatus isolate fSebFas1 chromosome 8, fSebFas1.pri, whole genome shotgun sequence, the DNA window cttgctttatgtaaatgtatatatatatacatatctatatttattattgtacatcaattaacaacacaaaacaatgacatatattgtccagaaaccctcacaggtactgcatttagcataaaaaatatgctcaaatcataacatggcaaactgcagcccaacaggcaacaacagctgtcagtgtgtcagtgtgctgacttgactatgacttgccccaaactgcatgtgattatcataaagtggtcatgtctgtaaaggggagacttgtgggtacccacagtccccattttaattcatatatctggaggtcagaggtcaagggacccctttgaaaatggccataacaactgagcccgctacgacctcTGAAGGATcatttgcattaatgctttaaagaaatagcGATGTTAAAACTATTTTGCATGGAAtgaaatgcatgctgggatacgTATCTGCCCCAAGTTGAGCTCCCAGAGCTTTCTGGGTGAACCGGGAGACGTTTTGGTCTGTTGTTGTCTAAACATGGGGTCATGATGTGACTGATGACACGAAACAAGAACAGACAAGAAGTCAGACCGAGAACTGACTCAGCTCACAAACTGATGACCAACTTCttttaaaatcattaaataacTATCAAAACACGACTGACAGACGACTGTCTTTATATTCCAGCGTGCTGACTGAATGAGTGTTGAGTCAGCGTGGGTGTGCTGACTTCCTGCTGTGAGGAAACTCTCTCTTCCGATGGAGACACTCTGAAATGTTTCAGATCCGACCTGATGTGGAAACTGAATCACAAacactgtgtttctgtgtgttcagGCAGGTCGTCCCTGTTTCTCTGTGATGTTACTGATGACAGAGCTAAATAGATCTAGAGAGAGATCCCTTCCTCCTCATGTCAAACTTCTTTAAATGAGGCGACAACAACAAACAGCCATCAGGAGTAACTCCTCTCATTTATAAGGAAGCTCACTGATGACTAAACCATTGAGTGATTGCAGAACAGACAGTTTGAGTtgaaatagatctgaaaaacaAGACGTGACAGCAGAATGGTGAGTACCATTCCTTCTAGatttttttgtgaacccccaacctAAACCTTTTTTACCCAACGGACCCAGTACCGGGTTTGGCTGAGccgtgtgttaaaacactgcctttaaaaacttcataaaatgctgtggtggtctttttcCTGAATTGTTTCTAAcagacgaggccttaacgctactaaaacaactatgtttgtttggcaatgattacaatattttagttacaaaatcaacacaggagaaattgtatttttactttataatatttttgaccgtttttatattacatacttgactttggattcttttttgaTATCttatttactttgttattgaacttatttgttattatctcagttttacttgatcatatttcattattataataaaactactccatttagagtcaaaattatacaatttagttgtttttttaagcacGGTCCCTCGAGGGGCGCCGGTGTTGCATCTCTCTGTGCATGGCGTtgttgctataatggtgttatccactgtctaatctataaaacattttaggcaaggatgaaaatgaaaacttttcttttggttcatcacaatttactcaggcatagtaccagtcacaatgttactgataCTGGGGATGAATtttctgaggtcttacctatccatagagactaagatcatgcatatagacctggtagtcgtggagctattcttgatttattttgggtatgtctgtctaggcgaaccacaccttccagcaccctagggGCTTAAGAGGTTTTATGGGTTTCACTTTGACTTCCACACAGTCAGTTTTCTGGACGTCAGCATCTAGTGGTCGTTAGAGAAACTGCAGCTCAAACAGCTTCGGTGTTGGTATTATTGACTCTCAGGAGAAACAACAATATCAATATCCAATATACTGACATTAATAAGTGTCTTCTGTCTCCTACAGCGTGGTGTTGTGATGAACATCCAAGAACGActctaacacacaaacacactatgaGTATGTCGGCGGTGCGCTCAGCCTCCCCTCTGCCTGCGGACCCGATCACGCCCCCACCCATGACCACACCTCCTCGCAAAGCCTCAGTCCGCCTGCAGGAGAGGTGGgtagtaaacacacacacacacacacacacacacacacacacacacaaaatatatcATTACTTTACAAAATGTCCTCATTTTCTACAAATGTACTTGCTTTCCAAAAACCTCCAAATATTTTCACCTTCCAAAATGTCGTCTCTTCTCAAAACATGTCTTTGCTTTCTGAAAATGTCCCCACTTTCTTAGGATATTCCTCCTCACCAAAAATGTCCCCAATTTCCCAAAATATCCCCAGCTGTtctaaaatgtccaaaaatattCTTTCTTTACCAAAATGTTGTCACTTTCTAAGAATCTCTTCAATTTCTTAAGATGTGCTAGTTTATGAAAAAAtagttttccaaaaatgtcctcactcttaaaaaatttctttatttttttaaaaatgtctttgcgATCTTAACATttctcactttccaaaaaaagAGGACACAAAAGAAGTATTAACCACTCACACAAAATATTCTAACTTTACAAAATGTCTTCATTTTCCAAAACCGTCTTTACTTTCCAGAAATGTCTTCACTTTCTAAAAATGGCCCTGCTTTTCTAAAATGTCCTCATTTTCTACAAATGTCCTCAATGTCCGAAATTATCTTTTCTTTACAAAAATGTCCTCAATTTGCTAAGATGTGCTTGTTTATGAAAAAACTGTTTTCTAAAAAAGTGTCCTCGATTTCTTGAAATCTCTCTTTCCAAAAATACCCTCACTCAGACCCTCACAAAATTTCAGAAATGTCCTCTCTTTATGAAAAtggtacttttttttctcaagatATTCCTCCTTtaccaaaaatgtcctcactttccaaagaTGTgctcgtttaaaaaaaaaagtccttgtTTTCTAGAAATGTCCTCACTTCTCTTGATTGCCCTCACACAAACAATCATCACGCTGTGTCTTGATTGGCTCTTTTTGTAGGCGGGGCTCCAACCTCTCGCTGCTATTGGACGTGAGCAGCCTGGGGGCGGAGCCTGTGTGTTCTGTCTCCACCCCGAAGGAGGTGTGGCTCCAGCTGCTTCACACCTCGTCTCGACCTCTCACGCACACGATGCTGCAGCAGGCCGCCGTGGACGCACACACGCTTAATGTAGAGTATCAGGTAACGTGGCGTCTGCTGCATTCATCACACGTTCGCGGTCACGCGTCTACGTCTGAGCTCTGTGCGAGAcgaggtgtgtttgttttaacgTCCAGCCCGTCCCTGTCTCCTCCACAGAAGATCCCTCCGAACTTTGTGAGCGCCGCAGAGCTCGATGTTCCCGGACACATGATCAAAGACCGATACAAGACCATCCTGCCCAGTCAGTAACGCCGCTGTCCTCccagtagaaacacagtagacGCTGTTTTCACTCTGTCGTTGTGGTTTCCTGTTTAGACCCTGAGAGCCGGGTGGTCCTGAAGAGCCCAGAGGAAGAGGCGGGGCCAGACCGCTACATCAACGCCAACTACATCAAGGTCAGagtctaacttttttttatattaagtcgaggtaaatagtaataaagcatttaattgattagtaactaattgtacaatagaAATATTAATCTATTAATAAATGGATTAAATTACTACAACGGAGTAtgagggccacattgagggggaaaaaatcagagatttcgagaataaagtcataatattttgagaaaaaagtcataatttaatgggaataaagtcacgaaaaaaagtcgtaatattacgagaataaaagtaatttcctccacaaaagaggcagtttccccatcaggtccacgtggttctttcttcagaataaacgcagtttcttgcacaatcttttcaaggtcctgatactgatgataatgtggtgctgatgtgccaaaagatattattagtttagttagtttatattagtattttgttatttgtgaaacctaaactcaTTATCATACAGGCGGCACTCCATCGGAAGTAATTCCTTATTGGACATTTAAATgagcaataaaaagaagaattataaaaataattacaaattaaatattaatccatcaataaatagttcaaatcaaaaagggatttacaaaaacaccataaaaagtcaataagtacatcatataaaaatacattaatgaatttataaataaatgatcaaatttaaaaaaggattttattgtttaatgtttcctcTCTACTTAGTATTACTGAgtatacacaaaaaaatactgCAGTAAATACCCGTTTGAAGTGTCATCAtctctttattattttattatttcatccaTAATTAAATTAGTTTAGTGACAgtgaagaaaatatgtttccaaaAGAAAACAAGCTGATAGAGTGTGACAGCGCTGTCACTTAGCGTGGGCGTCTTCTCggttacatgtgtgtgtgtgtgtgtgtgtatgtgtgtgtgtgtgtgtgtgtgtgtgtgtgtgtgtgtgtgtgtgtgtgtgtgtgtgtgtgtgtgtgtgcgtgcgtgcgtgtgtgtgtgtgtgtgtgtgtgtgtgtgtgtgagtgtgtggcgGACAGCTAAACAAACAGAAACTCAGATATGAGCCGTCGGTTTGTCAGCGTGGGAGTCTGACAACCAGGAAAACCACAGGAAGTGAGGGAGGAAGTGACACGTCCCCCCGCCGCCCACGCATCCCTcacactctgcagcctcagctcagtgtgtgtgtgtgtgtgtgtgtctgtgtgtgtgtgtgtgtgtgtgtgtgtgtgtgtgtgtgtgtgtgtgtgtgtgtgtgtgtgtgtgtgtaaagcagACACCTGCGGCTCCTCCTGATGTGGGACAACATCTATAATTGATTTAATACAATAAGAAGCtacaaacacaaattaatttatttacacGTATAGGTAAATATATTGACTTGCTGATTGGACGCTTGGCGGTTGTTATTGATGAACAGATCGGACTTTATCATTCACTTCCTGTCTTATGAGGTCTGTCTTATCAAGGAAGCGGGCTGGTTTCAAAAGTAGAGGGGACATGATGAAGTTCCTGTCTCAGGATGAGATTAGTTATCATGTGAACGTTGTTTGTCATTTATGCAGCTTTATCTATTTGCAGAATTAAGACtgtgtttacttatttatccaCACAACAAGTAACTTCCAGGTGTACTCCAGTACACGGTGACATCACTGCTGGGTGTCGCACAAGAGAGAAACGCTGCTGCTGTTAAGTTActccttaaaggaccagtgtgtagcatttaggagAAATTtgcataaatgtaatataatattaataaatatgttttcattagtgtataatcagctgataataagaatcattgtgttttcgttggcTTAGAacgagcccttcatatctacatatcactgagtccgccatgtttctacagtagcccagaacggacaaaccaaacactgcctctagagagagactttcacgtttttgcgtcggcaaccgtagttctccgacgacacacttggcacacgtgAGAAGTTTCACTTGGTTGCAATTTGTATTGCCAGATGAGAAATTTTAAAATGATCGTATTTTGAGGAAAATTATCGTATGTATAATAACCATGAGAACAAATAGCCGTAAATatgaaattttaaaaaacacgtattcaatctagggctgtcaaagttaatgcgataataacacgttaacgcaacttgtgatttttaggttgtagcgggctcagttttaaagctagagtgaagatactggtatcatatgaaactataaaacctaaggaatccattggtaccaaccatgtcatactagcttgtcgcgaaggaggctaattcattttaatgatcTCATTCAGTATTAATAGTTACTTTGTCAATAAAtggtaacattttgaattattATGGCGTTCATTTACTTCCATATTTCTCTCTATATTTGTTATTTCATGCTGTCCTATTAGCTCATTATCAGCTTGTCAGCCTGTAGAGAACTTTGAATGGCAGTAACCTGTGTGAAAGGTGCTATGTACGtacattttgattgattgattgattgattgattgattgattgattgattgattgattgattgattgattgattgattgactgattgattgctGTCCTGTATGACCTCCTCTCTGTTCTACAGGGTTATAAAGGAGCTCCCAGGGCCTACATCGCCACCCAGGGGCCGATGCTGCACACTGTGGGGGACTTCTGGGACATGGTGTGGCAGGAGAGGAGCAGCATCATCGTCATGGTTACAAGATTGAAGGAGAACAACGAGGTGCGACatgacctcctcttcctcctgctcctcctgttgTCCTCTTTTTGTCTTGTCCTGAAAGTGTCTGCGGTGTTTTCATTCCAGAAATGTGAGCTGTACTGGCCACAGccgagggagaggaggaggaggaggaaggagaaggaggaggaggaggaggaggaggaggaggaagaggaggaggaggagagggaggaagaggagaaggaggaggaaggagagacggGACAATTCGGCAGATTCCTCCTCAGagtgagagacagcagagagaaagacgggTTCACCGTCACTGACATGGAGATCCAGGTACAGTTAACTAAGTCCATTtagtttgaggtacttgtactttacttgagtgtttgTAACGTGTGCTACGTTgttcttctactccactacatctcaaatattgtacttttttatttgacattgCAGCTGTGCTCGGAGCGTCGTACCGTCAGACACTACTGGTTCACCTCTTGGCCTGACCACCACATCCCACAATGCACCGCTCCTCTGCTCAGactggtggaggaggtggagatgtACAGCAAGTCCCTCCTACCGCCCGCCggctctcagccaatcacagccccCGTCCTCGGTCCTGGACCAATCGTCGTCCACTGCAGGTTGGTTCCTCATCAAGGAATGTAAatgatgatgaagtgatgagtaaatgaaacattttcattcacaaaaattCATCAAGTTGATATTCGATTCATGCCAACAGAAGGTTTGGTGAATCTGTGTCTCCCGTCTTCTCGTCTCAGTGCAGGTATCGGGAGGACAGGTTGTTTTATCGTCAGCAGTATCGGCTGTCAGCAGCTCAGAGAAACCGGCCAGGTTGACATCCTGGAGACGGTCTGTCAGCTTCGACTCGACAGGTGGGTGAAACATCTCACCTCTTTTATCAGTCTGTCTGTGGTGTTCAGTTTATTCCCTTAATGTAGCCTGTTTAACCTGTTTAACCCCCCCTGTCCTGTGTAGGGGTGGTATGATCCAGACCACAGAGCAGTACCAGTTCCTGTATTCCACACTGGCACAGTACAGCTCCCAGCTACAACACAACCAGGTACTGAACTGACGTCACAACGGAGTTGAACGCATTCCAGTACCACATGTCGGAAAAAATTTAATGGGGTTAGCTCCAGTCATGCTAGCCATTGTTAGCAACACCAGTTGATAACAACGCATTACGCAGTATTTTGCAAATTCAAACATCGTAGCAACACGTCCAAGTCTGAAAGTACTGTGTGTACGACCGATTTAATCAGACACTAACAAGACAGAAGTGcttataaacagtatattaacACAGCTATacagccatcttggattttgagCTCAGGGTTGGTGAGGTTAGTCCGACTTTCCGAGTCAGAAATCTGACTTTTCAGGGGGAGTTCCAGTTGAAATTTGGGGTATTTTGGGAACTCGGATTTCTGACTTCCCAGTTTCAAATAGAACGCAGCATTTGTCACCTGACTCAAGGTGGGAAAGGGTCCCCGGTTCACACCAAGCCTCCAGAAAGAGTGCCGATTTTCGCCTAATTTTTgtatagtggccaaacggcggtactacaacttctgtgtccgtcatgtgatgccattgggcccaaaaatactttttcccatagacttacattgggaacgagacgtctgtaactcagcggatacatattttttaggtgaatcaactccccagtatgaacgctctaatagcccttatttaaatcattaggtcttaaaagttgtaaaacgcactaatagccaaatccagagttatttcccatcctccgttcatgtgaatgaaaccCAGACCGTGACGACAGCGCAAGCTGTGACGACGGCATGATGTTGGGACCCCCCGTGACcaagccatgtgaccgagcgaacgctactgcgcatgttccatgagcccgatggatgcggaagatcgccggaagatctgggtacttttccagacggaagtcaagccattttggcttcatgtgacaatgagcaactttcataggaataaaCGGGGCTGGGAAGACTGTTAGATATTCATCTTCACCTTCTCTCTTCCCTCATTTCCACCCCGCTCTCTATTAAAGGCAAAAAATATGACTAAAATAAAAATTCTTGATGAGGTTTCTACAGATGGTTAGGTGAAGAAAGCATGAACCTTCAACACCACAGACCGCCGTTAGCTTCCTGTCTCATACCAAAAGTCACGACTTGTTTATTACGTATCATGACCACAACCCTTTTCCCCGACCGTAACCTCGTCGTTTTATTCACCTAAACTCAACCCAACCTTTAGATCAGGAGGTCTCGTGGTTTAGATGTGAGGACTTTGTTTTCAGTAACAGCTATGCTATAGTTAAAAAGTGTTTCCTCTTAAACCAGgagcagaaccagaaccagcagaacccaGAGGAGCAAGCCAGCATACAGCTACAGAACCTCCAGCTGGACAACACACAGAACTGATTCCATACAGAACCTGGAGAACCAACAAGACCAGGTATACACCTAAAGAACTCCAGCAGAATCAACAGAAAGCACAACAAGTGTTCTTAAGAGAACCAGAAAGATGGAAACAAGAAGTTAGAAGACACCAGCAGACGAACCCAAAGACATGATGCGCTTACAGATGGAGAATTTTGGGGAACCAGCAGTATCTGAAGTGTCAGGATCACACAGGAACCCCCAAAGAACTGGACATGTTGGTCCAGCTCAGTGCATGTGACCCTGATGAACCGGCACAGCAGAACACCATGTTCACACTGGACTGGAAGTCTCTGAACAGAACCAagtagaaaaaacacaaaatgtcctttccaatattaaaaacatctgatgaaataaaataaaataaaaatggagTATTCTTTGACAGATATTGACAATATTTGATGAAATTAATTACTTTAACGATGATTTCAATAGAGTGGGTCACAGAGGCCAAACTCTGATCCACCATAACGGAACAACGGAGTTTAGGGTACCAATTAGTACTCAGTCTAAACTCAAGGTACATACAAATGTACTGTAAATTAGgtcaaatttgtgttttttgctcCCCTTAACCTGAACCCAAGGTGACCCAAACCCAACCTGAGATGTTTAACCATAACCTCATCTGTAAACCCCAAACCCCGGAGCCCCAGTAGCTCACCTGATAGAGCAGGggccccatgtaccaaggcttaCCGCAGCGGCCTGAACTCGgatctgaatgaatgaatgaatgaatgcctttattgtcattgcacagcTGTACAACGAAACTCTAAAGCAACTCCTCTCAGTGgta includes these proteins:
- the LOC141773148 gene encoding tyrosine-protein phosphatase non-receptor type 7-like isoform X2 translates to MSMSAVRSASPLPADPITPPPMTTPPRKASVRLQERRGSNLSLLLDVSSLGAEPVCSVSTPKEVWLQLLHTSSRPLTHTMLQQAAVDAHTLNVEYQKIPPNFVSAAELDVPGHMIKDRYKTILPNPESRVVLKSPEEEAGPDRYINANYIKGYKGAPRAYIATQGPMLHTVGDFWDMVWQERSSIIVMVTRLKENNEKCELYWPQPRERRRRRKEKEEEEEEEEEEEEEEEREEEEKEEEGETGQFGRFLLRVRDSREKDGFTVTDMEIQLCSERRTVRHYWFTSWPDHHIPQCTAPLLRLVEEVEMYSKSLLPPAGSQPITAPVLGPGPIVVHCSAGIGRTGCFIVSSIGCQQLRETGQVDILETVCQLRLDRGGMIQTTEQYQFLYSTLAQYSSQLQHNQEQNQNQQNPEEQASIQLQNLQLDNTQN
- the LOC141773148 gene encoding tyrosine-protein phosphatase non-receptor type 7-like isoform X1; amino-acid sequence: MWKLNHKHCVSVCSAWCCDEHPRTTLTHKHTMSMSAVRSASPLPADPITPPPMTTPPRKASVRLQERRGSNLSLLLDVSSLGAEPVCSVSTPKEVWLQLLHTSSRPLTHTMLQQAAVDAHTLNVEYQKIPPNFVSAAELDVPGHMIKDRYKTILPNPESRVVLKSPEEEAGPDRYINANYIKGYKGAPRAYIATQGPMLHTVGDFWDMVWQERSSIIVMVTRLKENNEKCELYWPQPRERRRRRKEKEEEEEEEEEEEEEEEREEEEKEEEGETGQFGRFLLRVRDSREKDGFTVTDMEIQLCSERRTVRHYWFTSWPDHHIPQCTAPLLRLVEEVEMYSKSLLPPAGSQPITAPVLGPGPIVVHCSAGIGRTGCFIVSSIGCQQLRETGQVDILETVCQLRLDRGGMIQTTEQYQFLYSTLAQYSSQLQHNQEQNQNQQNPEEQASIQLQNLQLDNTQN